The genomic segment TGACGGTGCATGGCCGCTACCACGGGCGGCTGGTGGGCCGCGCCTCGGCCCATGTCGAGCTGCGCCGCGCCCAGTACCGCCGCGCCGACGACGCGGCCTGGGCGCTGCATGCCGCCCAGCAGTGCGTGGCGGGCAAGCTGCGCAACTGCCGCGCGCTGCTGCAGCGCTTCGCCCGTGGCCGCGCCAGCCCGCCCGAGGCCACCGAGCAGGCCAGCCAGCAGATCGAGCAGTGGCTGGCGCGCGTCGAGCGCACCACCAAGCTCTCCAGCCTGCTGGGGGTGGAGGGCAGCGCCACAGCCTGCTACTTCGGCGGCCTGCGCGCCCTGCTGGATGAAAGCTGGGCCTTCAACAGCCGCAACCGCCGCCCGCCCACCGACCCGATCAACGTGCTGCTCTCGCTGGGCTACACGCTGCTGAGCCACAAGGTGCTGGGTGCGGTGGAGGCGGCGGGCTTCGACCCCTACCAGGGCTTCCTGCACGCCAACGAGTACAACCGCCCGTCGCTGGCGCTGGATCTGATGGAGGAGTTCCGCCCGCTGCTGGTCGATTCGCTGGTGCTGCGCTGCTGCGGCGATGGCCGGATCACGCGGGAAGACTTCCAGCCCAGCGACGACCCCGACCACCCGATCGTGCTGCTGGATGCGGGCAAGCGCCGCTTCGTGGCCGCCTTCGAGGAGCGCATGCGCACCATGCTGACCCACCCCGAGGGGGCCGACGGCAGCCCGGGCAAGGTGAGCTACATGCGCTGCCTGGATCTGCAGGCGCGGCGCATGGCCCGCTGCGTGCGCGAGGGTGGCGACTATACGCCGTTTACCGCCCGCTAGACCTACCGTGCGCCGGGGCGATGGCCGTGGCGTACCCCACCACCATGCTCTATCTCATCTCCTACGACATCTCGAACGACCGGCGGCGGCAGAAGCTGGCCAAGCTGCTGGAGGGCTTCGGCCAGCGGGTGCAGTGGAGCGTGTTCGAGTGCGATCTCGACCAGCGCGAGTATGGCCTTCTGGCCAAAAAGCTGAAGAAGGTTGTGCGCGAGAAGGAGGGCGACAACCTGCGGATCTACCGCCTGTGCGCCACCTGCGCCCAGCAGACGGCGATCATCGGCAGCGGCCCGGCGGTCGAGCAGCGCCAGGATGTGTACATTGTCTGAATAGGCTCAAAAGCGCATTGGGATGCGGAAAAGTGCCCACAATACCACATGTGACCTAGGCCAATATGCCGCGCTTGGCTCTGCAATGCCTGATAACACCGTTTTCTTTGACTGACGTTAGGAAAAATCGGCCAATTTTGGCCATGCCGCGCAAATCGACTTGCCAAGGGCGTCCCAATGCGCTAGAATAGGGGCGCTCTCGGAATAACCTAATCCTCGCGAGGGGATTGAAACAATCATCAAACTCATCATCTACGTCAACGTAACGCTTAATCTCGGAATAACCTAATCCTCGCGAGGGGATTGAAACCATTGCGCTTCTCAACATTGGACAGCGCACGAACAATCTCGGAATAACCTAATCCTCGCGAGGGGATTGAAACTCATTCGCCCATACCACTACCCACACACCTGCATTTTCTCGGAATAACCTAATCCTCGCGAGGGGATTGAAACTACCAGATACAACTCTGGTGTTCATCGGATACAGTAACTCCCTCGGAATAACCTAATCCTCGCGAGGGGATTGAAACAAAGTTGGAGCGTACGTTTTACACCGTCGCATACGGTGTCTCGGAATAACCTAATCCTCGCGAGGGGATTGAAACTTCGTAAAGTTTGGCGACCATCGCATAGATTTGCTCGGAATAACCTAATCCTCGCGAGGGGATTGAAACATCGCAACCGAGACGCTGCCCGCGCTCGCGCGAATGCTCTCGGAATAACCTAATCCTCGCGAGGGGATTGAAACCATGCAGCCGAGTAATCCGTCGTGTCACCGCTCTCCTCTCGGAATAACCTAATCCTCGCGAGGGGATTGAAACTGGCCAGCGCCGCCGGGATGTAGATCTGCTCTAGATGGCCTCGGAATAACCTAATCCTCGCGAGGGGATTGAAACGTAATGATTGCGGCGATGCGTTCCGTTGTTGCGGAGATGCTCGGAATAACCTAATCCTCGCGAGGGGATTGAAACGTTAACTAACGCTCTGGCCGATCTCAGCTACAATCTCGGAATAACCTAATCCTCGCGAGGGGATTGAAACGAAACGACTTGAAGGGCTGCCAAGCTCCCTGCCGTCGTGTATCCTCGGAATAACCTAATCCTCGCGAGGGGATTGAAACATAAGGTCTATCAGAACTTCCGTGTTAAAATTATCGTAGCTCGGAATAACCTAATCCTCGCGAGGGGATTGAAACGTACTGAATCAATTTGCGCCGCTGCGCTGTGTATAGAGCTCGGAATAACCTAATCCTCGCGAGGGGATTGAAACTTCACTTTTCCGACTTGGTGGAGAAATCAGAGTTTGTAGCTCGGAATAACCTAATCCTCGCGAGGGGATTGAAACGCATTGGAAGGTAAGCCTTGAAAGAATCCACCCCGAGTTCCTCGGAATAACCTAATCCTCGCGAGGGGATTGAAACTGGGTGTACGTGTTCGTCCGGGGTGCCCATTTAGGCCTCGGAATAACCTAATCCTCGCGAGGGGATTGAAACTTTCCCACCTCGATACCGTTCACATGCAGTGTACGAGTTGCTCGGAATAACCTAATCCTCGCGAGGGGATTGAAACACCAAGATTTTTTAAATAATCATAGGCAGTACTAATCTCGGAATAACCTAATCCTCGCGAGGGGATTGAAACAGTCCTATGGTGGTCAGCAATTGGCCAAAATGATTGCTGACTCGGAATAACCTAATCCTCGCGAGGGGATTGAAACTTTCATAACAGCCAGCTGTTCGGCAGCCTTCTGATATAGACTCGGAATAACCTAATCCTCGCGAGGGTATTGAAACCCCAGCAGCATGCGCTCGTCCAGATCCTCCAGATGAGCCCTCGGAATAACCTAATCCTCGCGAGGGGATTGAAACTTCGCACTGGAGATGCAGAGCGCAGCGGCATGGCAGCTCGGAATAACCTAATCCTCGCGAGGGGATTGAAACAAGCGCTGCCCGGTGGAGAGATAGCCCGAGCGATTCTCTCTCGGAATAACCTAATCCTCGCGAGGGGATTGAAACCGAAGTTGCGGTCGTCGGCCTGTGGGCCGCTGGCCGCGCTCGGAATAACCTAATCCTCGCGAGGGGATTGAAACTCAAACAACACACAGTGTGCGAAGCCGAGCTTTGCGGCCTCGGAATAACCTAATCCTCGCGAGGGGATTGAAACCTACTCTTCGTCTTCGCTGTCTTCCTCGGGGAAGAGTTCCTCGGAATAACCTAATCCTCGCGAGGGGATTGAAACGGCAACCGCCTGCAGGTCGCAAACGATATCTACCTCGCTCGGAATAACCTAATCCTCGCGAGGGGATTGAAACTGGCTCATGAAAAGCATCACCTTTGGCGTGATGCCGACACTCGGAATAACCTAATCCTCGCGAGGGGATTGAAACCTATAAGCCCAGATCGTTTAGACGCAGTGGCAGGATCTTCTCGGAATAACCTAATCCTCGCGAGGGGATTGAAACGTAGGGGAATATTATAACCATGCTCGGCAAACTTTCGCTCGGAATAACCTAATCCTCGCGAGGGGATTGAAACGCACATGTTCGCCGCGCGGCCCGACTACGCGGCCCTGGCCCTCGGAATAACCTAATCCTCGCGAGGGGATTGAAACCCAGATAGAGCGGGCGGTGCTTGGCGAGGCTGAAAGGCTCGGAATAACCTAATCCTCGCGAGGGGATTGAAACCGATTGGTCCGAGGACCGATGCGATCAGCTCGATCTGGCTTGGAATAACCTAATCCTCGCGAGGGGATTGAAACGCTGGCGATCTCGCTCATTCAGGCGGCGCACCTCGCGCACTTGGAATAACCTAATCCTCGCGAGGGGATTGAAACCTGGAAGTCCTCGCGCACGTAGAAGGTGCGACCCTCGGGCTTGGAATAACCTAATCCTCGCGAGGGGATTGAAACCCGCACCATGTGGCCGCCCTTGAGCCGCCGCACCCGCACTTGGAATAACCTAATCCTCGCGAGGGGATTGAAACGGTCGAAGTAGGCGTAGCGGTTGCCCGTGGTGTTGCCGCTTGGAATAACCTAATCCTCGCGAGGGGATTGAAACCCAGATAGAGCGCGACTGGCGGCGGGTGGTGTAGCTACGATCCTTGGAATAACCTAATCCTCGCGAGGGGATTGAAACCCAGTGCATGAATGTCTTTGCTCTTCATGAGGCTACTCAGGCTTGGAATAACCTAATCCTCGCGAGGGGATTGAAACGGCTACAGCGCAGATGCCAGCAAGAGCGCATTTCAGGCCCTTGGAATAACCTAATCCTCGCGAGGGGATTGAAACGTAAATACCAGCACTATCCGTAAAATACATGTCAGCTCGGAATAACCTAATCCTCGCGAGGGGATTGAAACCAGGCAACGGCCAGCAGGGGCAGGATGGCCAGCAGGCTCGGAATAACCTAATCCTCGCGAGGGGATTGAAACACATCGCCGCTCGGGGCCTCGATCTTGTCGCCGACCTTCCTCGGAATAACCTAATCCTCGCGAGGGGATTGAACCCCCCCGCCACGCCCCACGGGGCGCGGGCATCCCCCGCTCGGAATAACCTAATCCTCGCGAGGGGATTGAAACAAAAATTATACGTGATTAGGACGCGCAAGATCGTGGTTTGCTCGGAATAACCTAATCCTCGCGAGGGGATTGAAACCTTTCCTGTGGCCGTTGCTGAAACAGCAATACGGGCCTGCTCGGAATAACCTAATCCTCGCGAGGGGATTGAAACTGGAAGGTCTCGACCGAGCCCGTCAGCGACTCCATCCTCGGAATAACCTAATCCTCGCGAGGGGATTGAAACGGATTTTTATGGCCTATCGGCTCCAGCTCCAGCTCCCAACTCGGAATAACCTAATCCTCGCGAGGGGATTGAAACGCTCCATCTTCGCAGAGAGATCCTGTACGCTCCGAGCCGCTCGGAATAACCTAATCCTCGCGAGGGGATTGAAACTCATTTTCAACGTTTGTCGATAGCCCCGCATTCGATGGCCTCGGAATAACCTAATCCTCGCGAGGGGATTGAAACGTTTGCACCGATATCGAAGACCACATCACCTGGTTTGCTCGGAATAACCTAATCCTCGCGAGGGGATTGAAACAATCTACTGTAACAGTAGATCCTACATCAACAACATAGCTCGGAATAACCTAATCCTCGCGAGGGGATTGAAACTCCGCTGTTGACGATGTTGTAGTTGACGCCAGGACCAATTCTCGGAATAACCTAATCCTCGCGAGGGGATTGAAACGTTTCGGTGAAAGCTCGAAAGCTCAGGCGTTTGTACCTGCTCGGAATAACCTAATCCTCGCGAGGGGATTGAAACAGTCTGTTAATGACGGCGATCCGGTGAACACCGCAAATCTCGGAATAACCTAATCCTCGCGAGGGGATTGAAACGGATGCGTAGGATGGGCAGGCGAGGGCGATACATCCGGCTCGGAATAACCTAATCCTCGCGAGGGGATTGAAACGTCTAGGCCATGTTATAGTAGGCCCAGCAGATCCTCTTGGACTTGGAATAACCTAATCCTCGTGAGGGGATTGAAACCTTGGATAAGATGGGTTAACATCCAATCAGCATACTCCTCGGAATAACCTAATCCTCGCGAGGGGATTGAAACCTCAGGATACGGGTCTGGAGCTGGGTGGGTAGGCGCTGGGCGCTCGGAATAACCTAATCCTCGCGAGGGGATTGAAACGTGACCATGAGCGGGTGTTGATAGGGCCGCTCGTAGAGGCCTCGGAATAACCTAATCCTCGCGAGGGGATTGAAACGTGACCATGAGCGGGTGTTGATAGGGCCGCTCGTAGAGGCCTCGGAATAACCTAATCCTCGCGAGGGGATTGAAACATAAAACCGTACAGGGCAGCTATAAAGCCGACTCCCATAAATCGGAATAACCTAATCCTCGCGAGGGGATTGAAACATGATTGTGGCGTACACAATATACGTCGCGATGTCTGCCTCGGAATAACCTAATCCTCGCGAGGGGATTGAAACCGTAATCCAGCAGATGCCCACCCGGCCCATTTCCGCATAAACTCGGAATAACCTAATCCTCGCGAGGGGATTGAAACGGCGCGGGCGATGCGGTGCATTACGATGATCACGTGGTATTCGTTGCGGGCGGGCATAAAGCCCGCCCCTACAGTGGCCCGTTGCAACCCATCGTGTTCATCGCCCGCATCGCCCGCATCGGTGGGGCACACGATGGCCGCGATGCCCACGATGCGGGCGGATACGCGATCTGCCCATACGGCGGCGGGATGGCAGGGATCGCATTGGTGGCGCGGGGCGATGCGGGTAGACACCAGCGCCCCGACGTCATGGGGGATGGCACGCATGATTCGCAGGGTGATGCGGGCAGACACCAGTAACCCGCCGCACAGGTCGCCCCCGGGCATGCGCCGCCCGGACGCTGGTCCTGCCGCACCTTTGGAGTTCGAAGGGGCACCTACTCACCCCACAAAAGCCACCCGCGACCCGGCAGCAGGCGCTGCCAAGCTGCGGCGCAACACGTCATAGAATGAGAGCAGCTCTTAGTTAGGGTAAGGAAAACCGCACGGGAGTGTTGGTGTGGCACATAACGCTGGCTCGGAATAGCCTCATCCTCGCGAGGGGATAGAACACCGCGCAGCGCGCATATTGCTTGCATTGCTCGTATCGCAATGCCCTCAATGCGTGGCGATGCGATCCGCGTGGCATCGTACCGGCGATGCATGCGATGCCACGCGGCGCTGGCGGGCACGCGACCCGCCGCTACGTCACTGATTCCAGCGCGCTCCTGCCTACGCGCTGCGGGCAGCCCCTTTCCCTGTATAATGCCTGCAGACCAGAGGAAGCATCCAGCGCACGCGAGCGGGCACGACGGGTTCGGCATCGCACACACAGAAAGAGCTAGCCATATGGGGCACGCCCCCCTCCCCGCGCCCGACGACCTATCGACCCTGCTGATGAACAACATGCGCGACCTCGCGCTCATACTGCTCGACGCCCATGGGGCGGTGGCCGGGTGGAACCCCGGCGCGCAGCAGCTGCTGGGCTACCGCGCCGACGAGGTGCTTGGCAGGCCCATCGCGCTGTTCTTCAGCCCCGAGGATCAGGCGCGCGGCCTGCCCCAGCGGCATATCGCCCAGGCGCTGGAGAGCGGGCGGGCCGCTGGCGACACCTGGCTGGTGCGCAAGGACGGCAGCCGCCTGTGGGCCTCTGGTCTCACCCTGCCGCTATGGGATGACCGAAGGCAGCTGCGCGGCTTCGCCAAGGTCATCCACGACGCGACGGCGCGCAAGCAGGTGGAGGAGGCCCTGTGGGAGAGCGAGGAGCGCTTCCGCGCCACCTTCGAGCAGGCCGCCGTTGGGATCGCGCACGTGGGGCTGGATGGCCGTTGGGTGCGGGTGAACCAGAAGCTGTGCGAGATCGTGGGGGCCAGCGCCGAGGAGCTGCGGCACAAGACCTTTCAGGAGATCACCCACCCCGATGACCTCGACGCCGATCTGAGCAAGATGCAGCTGCTGCTGCGCGGCGAGATCAGCACCTACACGATGGAGAAGCGCTACATCCGCGAGGGTGGCGCGCTCATCTGGGTGAACCTCACCGCCTCGATGGTGCGCGACAGCGATGGCCAGCCGAGCTACTTCATCGCCGTGGTGGAGGACATCACGGCGCGCAAGCAGGCCGAGCGCGATCTGCAGCAGGCCCACCAGCGCACCATCGAGATCCTAGAGAGCATCAGCGACGCCTTCTACGCGCTCGACACCGAGTGGCGCTTCAGCTACATCAACCGGCGCGCCGAGGCGCTGTGGCGGCGCGACCGCCGCGAGCTGCTGGGGCAGAACATCTGGCAGGCCTTCCCCCATGCGGTGGGCAGCGACTCGCACCAAGCCCAGCTCCAGGCCATGGGCGAGCAGCGCGCGATCACGCTGGAGACGCGCTCGCCGATCATCGATAGCTGGATCGAGGTAACGATCTACCCATCGCCTGCGGGCATCTCGGTCTACTTCCGCGACATCACGGCGCGGCGGCAGGCCGAGCAGGAGCGCCAGCAGCTGCTGGCCAGCGAGCAGGAGGCGCGGCGGCAGGCCGAGGAGGCCGTGCGCACCCGCGACGCCTTCCTCTCGATCGCCTCGCACGAGCTAAAGACGCCGCTCACCGCGCTGCTCGGCTACGCCCAGCTGCTTGAGCGCCGCGCCCAGGGCGTGCTGGCCGACCGCGAGCAGCTGACGCTGGGACGTGTGGTCGAGCAGGCCCAGCGGCTCAGCCATATGATCGAACACCTGCTCGATCTCTCGCTGCTGGAGAGCGGCCAGGTGAAGATGGAGCGCGGCCCCGTGGCCCTTCCCGCGCTGGCCGCCCGCGTGCTGGAGGAGCTGCAGCCCCTGCTGGGCACGCGCGCGGCGACGCTGCGGGCCGACAACGAGCCGCCGC from the Chloroflexia bacterium SDU3-3 genome contains:
- the cas2 gene encoding CRISPR-associated endonuclease Cas2 translates to MLYLISYDISNDRRRQKLAKLLEGFGQRVQWSVFECDLDQREYGLLAKKLKKVVREKEGDNLRIYRLCATCAQQTAIIGSGPAVEQRQDVYIV
- a CDS encoding PAS domain S-box protein encodes the protein MPSMRGDAIRVASYRRCMRCHAALAGTRPAATSLIPARSCLRAAGSPFPCIMPADQRKHPAHASGHDGFGIAHTERASHMGHAPLPAPDDLSTLLMNNMRDLALILLDAHGAVAGWNPGAQQLLGYRADEVLGRPIALFFSPEDQARGLPQRHIAQALESGRAAGDTWLVRKDGSRLWASGLTLPLWDDRRQLRGFAKVIHDATARKQVEEALWESEERFRATFEQAAVGIAHVGLDGRWVRVNQKLCEIVGASAEELRHKTFQEITHPDDLDADLSKMQLLLRGEISTYTMEKRYIREGGALIWVNLTASMVRDSDGQPSYFIAVVEDITARKQAERDLQQAHQRTIEILESISDAFYALDTEWRFSYINRRAEALWRRDRRELLGQNIWQAFPHAVGSDSHQAQLQAMGEQRAITLETRSPIIDSWIEVTIYPSPAGISVYFRDITARRQAEQERQQLLASEQEARRQAEEAVRTRDAFLSIASHELKTPLTALLGYAQLLERRAQGVLADREQLTLGRVVEQAQRLSHMIEHLLDLSLLESGQVKMERGPVALPALAARVLEELQPLLGTRAATLRADNEPPLVVLGDWARLEQVLRNLLQNAIKYSSDNSPIAISVTREGAQACLAVHDQGIGIPPEAQAHLFERYYRAENVERDKVGGAGIGLYVVKEIVQAHGGAVEVRSSEGQGSTFRVLLPLWHGH
- the cas1 gene encoding CRISPR-associated endonuclease Cas1, whose amino-acid sequence is MSTLYLVEQGAALHCDGERLIVSSGEAVLQSLPLARLEDVVVFGNVGITTPALKRLLDASATVTFLTVHGRYHGRLVGRASAHVELRRAQYRRADDAAWALHAAQQCVAGKLRNCRALLQRFARGRASPPEATEQASQQIEQWLARVERTTKLSSLLGVEGSATACYFGGLRALLDESWAFNSRNRRPPTDPINVLLSLGYTLLSHKVLGAVEAAGFDPYQGFLHANEYNRPSLALDLMEEFRPLLVDSLVLRCCGDGRITREDFQPSDDPDHPIVLLDAGKRRFVAAFEERMRTMLTHPEGADGSPGKVSYMRCLDLQARRMARCVREGGDYTPFTAR